The proteins below come from a single Saccharopolyspora sp. SCSIO 74807 genomic window:
- a CDS encoding carboxyl transferase domain-containing protein: MDAPILSSALDPAAEPAARFAAEHEALVDDLNAELARARLGGPEKSRARHTERGKLLPRDRVDALLDRGSPFLELAPMAAHGLYDDEAPSAGIITGIGRVSGRECVIVANDATVKGGTYYPMTVKKHLRAQEVALHNNLPCLYLVDSGGAFLPRQDEVFPDREHFGRIFFNQATMSARGIPQIAAVLGSCTAGGAYVPAMSDEAVIVRAQGTIFLGGPPLVKAATGAEVTAEELGGGELHSRTSGVTDHLAADDADALRIVRSIVSTLGPREPRPWDVLPIEEPVVPPEDLYAAVPTDSRTPYDVHEVIARIVDGSRFQEFKRDYGSTLVTGFARLHGHPVGIVANNGILFGESALKGAHFIELCDKRSIPLVFLQNISGFMVGKDYEASGIAKHGAKMVTAVACARVPKFTVVIGGSFGAGNYSMCGRAYSPRFLWMWPNARISVMGGEQAASVLSTVRRDQKESRGEDWPAEAEEEFKRPVREQYEQQGHPYYSTARLWDDGVIDPKQTRTVLGLALSAAGNAPLEQVGYGVFRM; encoded by the coding sequence GTGGACGCACCCATTCTGAGCAGCGCACTCGACCCGGCCGCCGAACCCGCCGCGCGGTTCGCCGCCGAGCACGAGGCGCTGGTCGACGACCTCAACGCCGAGCTCGCCCGCGCCCGGCTCGGCGGTCCGGAGAAGTCCCGCGCCCGGCACACCGAGCGCGGCAAGCTGCTGCCGCGCGACCGGGTGGACGCGCTGCTGGACCGGGGCTCGCCGTTCCTGGAGCTCGCGCCGATGGCCGCGCACGGCCTCTACGACGACGAAGCGCCCTCGGCCGGGATCATCACCGGCATCGGACGGGTCTCCGGGCGCGAGTGCGTGATCGTCGCCAACGACGCCACCGTCAAGGGCGGCACCTACTACCCGATGACGGTCAAGAAGCACCTGCGCGCGCAAGAGGTCGCGCTGCACAACAACCTGCCGTGCCTGTACCTGGTGGACTCCGGCGGCGCGTTCCTGCCGCGGCAGGACGAGGTTTTCCCGGACCGCGAGCACTTCGGGCGGATCTTCTTCAACCAGGCCACGATGTCGGCCCGCGGCATCCCGCAGATCGCCGCGGTGCTCGGCTCCTGCACCGCCGGTGGCGCCTACGTCCCCGCGATGAGCGATGAGGCGGTGATCGTGCGCGCGCAGGGCACGATCTTCCTTGGCGGTCCGCCGCTGGTGAAGGCCGCAACCGGCGCGGAGGTCACCGCCGAGGAGCTCGGCGGCGGTGAGCTGCATTCGCGCACTTCCGGGGTGACCGACCACCTCGCGGCCGACGACGCCGACGCGCTGCGCATCGTGCGCTCCATCGTCAGCACGCTCGGCCCGCGCGAGCCGCGGCCGTGGGACGTCCTGCCGATCGAGGAACCCGTCGTGCCACCGGAAGATCTGTACGCGGCGGTGCCCACCGACAGCAGAACTCCTTACGACGTGCACGAGGTCATCGCGCGGATCGTGGACGGGAGCCGGTTCCAGGAGTTCAAGCGCGACTACGGCAGCACGCTGGTCACCGGATTCGCCCGGCTGCACGGGCATCCGGTGGGAATCGTGGCCAACAACGGCATCCTGTTCGGCGAGTCCGCGCTCAAGGGCGCGCACTTCATCGAGCTCTGCGACAAGCGCTCGATCCCGTTGGTGTTCCTGCAGAACATCTCCGGGTTCATGGTCGGCAAGGACTACGAGGCGAGCGGGATCGCCAAGCACGGCGCGAAGATGGTCACCGCCGTGGCCTGCGCGCGGGTCCCGAAGTTCACCGTGGTCATCGGCGGTTCGTTCGGCGCCGGGAACTACTCGATGTGCGGGCGGGCGTATTCGCCGCGGTTCCTGTGGATGTGGCCGAACGCGCGGATCTCCGTGATGGGCGGCGAGCAGGCCGCCTCGGTGCTCTCGACCGTGCGCCGCGACCAGAAGGAGTCCCGCGGCGAGGACTGGCCCGCCGAGGCCGAGGAGGAGTTCAAGCGCCCGGTCCGCGAGCAGTACGAGCAGCAGGGGCATCCGTACTACTCGACGGCTCGGTTGTGGGACGACGGCGTGATCGACCCGAAGCAGACCCGCACGGTGCTCGGCCTGGCGCTGTCGGCTGCGGGCAACGCGCCGCTGGAGCAGGTCGGCTACGGCGTCTTCCGGATGTGA
- a CDS encoding biotin carboxylase N-terminal domain-containing protein gives MTGSIGAVLVANRGEIAVRVIRTLRRMGVRAIAVHTDADRGARHVAEADTSVHIGANRSYLDAARVLEAAERTGAQAVHPGYGFLSENAEFARACEDAGLAFIGPSASAIEAMGDKIRAKATVTAAGVPVVPGRSDPGMTDADLVEAAREVGYPVLLKPSAGGGGKGMRLVESPERLPEQITSARREAAAAFGDDTLFAERFVARPRHVEVQVLADSRGGAVHLGERECSLQRRHQKIIEEAPSALLDASTRERIGAAAVAVARSVGYAGAGTVEFIVSADRPDEFFFMEMNTRLQVEHPVTELVTAVGEQRGVDLVEQQVRVAAGEALPFAQEDLRLDGHAVEARVYAEDPTRGFLPTGGRVLAVHEPAGVRVDSGISQGTVVGSDYDPMLAKVVAWGPARADAVRKLDAALAETAVLGLTTNIAFLRNLLGHPDVLAGRLDTGLVERESEALTTDPMPPEVPVAAALFDLAAAEPGGPVVDPWEVPSGWRLGEPAWSTWRFAAGEVRVRGRAADAEVATGEEGGPASAVLDGDLLTLTYRRRTHRFRCARDGDTTWLAAEGRTWAVHEHRLLAGPDEDAGGAGGAVTSPMPGTVLSADATTGAEVHKGQTLFVVEAMKMEHIVTSPADGTITAVNVRKGQSVGLDEPLAVVTAHPAHHEES, from the coding sequence GTGACGGGATCCATCGGCGCGGTGCTGGTGGCGAACCGGGGCGAGATCGCGGTCCGGGTGATCCGGACGCTGCGGCGGATGGGCGTCCGCGCCATCGCGGTGCACACCGATGCCGACCGCGGCGCGCGGCACGTGGCCGAGGCCGACACCTCCGTCCACATCGGAGCGAATCGGAGCTACCTCGACGCCGCCAGGGTGCTCGAAGCCGCCGAGCGGACCGGTGCGCAGGCCGTGCACCCCGGTTACGGCTTCCTGTCCGAGAACGCGGAGTTCGCCCGCGCCTGCGAAGACGCGGGCCTGGCCTTCATCGGACCGTCAGCGAGCGCGATCGAAGCGATGGGCGACAAGATCCGCGCCAAGGCCACCGTGACCGCGGCCGGAGTCCCGGTGGTGCCCGGCCGCAGCGATCCCGGCATGACCGACGCGGACCTCGTCGAAGCAGCCCGCGAAGTGGGGTATCCGGTGCTGCTCAAGCCGTCCGCAGGTGGCGGTGGCAAGGGGATGCGGCTGGTCGAGTCCCCGGAGCGGCTGCCCGAGCAGATCACCTCCGCGCGCCGCGAGGCCGCCGCCGCGTTCGGCGACGACACGCTGTTCGCGGAGCGCTTCGTGGCCCGCCCGCGGCACGTCGAGGTGCAGGTCCTCGCTGATTCCCGCGGCGGCGCTGTCCACCTCGGCGAGCGCGAGTGCAGCTTGCAGCGCCGCCACCAGAAGATCATCGAGGAGGCGCCGTCCGCGCTGCTGGACGCCTCGACGCGGGAGCGCATCGGTGCCGCGGCGGTCGCCGTCGCCCGCTCGGTGGGCTACGCCGGGGCGGGAACGGTGGAGTTCATCGTCTCCGCGGACCGGCCGGACGAGTTCTTCTTCATGGAGATGAACACCCGGCTGCAGGTCGAGCACCCGGTGACCGAGCTGGTCACCGCCGTCGGCGAACAGCGCGGCGTCGACCTGGTCGAGCAGCAGGTCCGCGTCGCGGCCGGGGAGGCGCTGCCCTTCGCGCAGGAGGACCTGCGCCTCGACGGGCACGCCGTGGAGGCCCGCGTCTACGCGGAAGATCCCACCCGCGGCTTCCTGCCCACCGGCGGCCGAGTGCTCGCGGTGCACGAACCCGCCGGTGTGCGGGTGGATTCCGGGATCTCGCAGGGCACGGTCGTCGGCTCGGACTACGACCCGATGCTGGCGAAGGTCGTCGCATGGGGCCCGGCGCGCGCGGACGCGGTGCGCAAGCTGGACGCCGCGCTGGCCGAAACGGCGGTGCTGGGCCTGACCACGAACATCGCGTTCCTGCGCAACCTGCTCGGCCATCCCGACGTGCTGGCCGGGCGGCTGGACACCGGGCTGGTCGAGCGGGAGTCCGAAGCGCTCACCACCGATCCGATGCCGCCGGAAGTGCCGGTCGCGGCGGCGCTGTTCGACCTCGCCGCGGCCGAACCGGGCGGTCCGGTGGTCGACCCGTGGGAGGTGCCGAGCGGTTGGCGGCTCGGCGAACCGGCGTGGAGCACGTGGCGCTTCGCGGCCGGCGAGGTGCGGGTGCGCGGGCGCGCCGCCGATGCGGAGGTCGCGACCGGCGAGGAGGGCGGCCCCGCGAGCGCGGTGCTCGACGGCGATCTGCTCACCCTCACCTATCGCCGCCGGACGCACCGCTTCCGCTGCGCACGCGACGGCGACACGACGTGGCTGGCGGCCGAGGGGCGGACCTGGGCGGTGCACGAGCACCGGCTGCTGGCAGGCCCCGATGAGGACGCGGGCGGCGCGGGCGGTGCGGTCACCAGCCCGATGCCCGGCACGGTGCTCAGCGCGGACGCCACCACCGGCGCAGAAGTCCACAAGGGACAGACGCTGTTCGTCGTCGAGGCGATGAAGATGGAGCACATCGTCACTTCTCCCGCCGACGGCACGATCACCGCCGTGAACGTCCGAAAAGGACAGTCGGTGGGCCTGGACGAGCCGCTGGCCGTCGTCACCGCGCATCCCGCTCACCACGAGGAGTCCTGA
- a CDS encoding acyl-CoA dehydrogenase family protein, giving the protein MIDHRLSEEHEALRDSVRTFARKEVAPVIGDYYERAEFPYPLVRTMGSMGLFGLPVEESYGGMGGDYFALCLALEELAKVDSSLAITLEAGVSLGIMPIRRFGDSAQRGRWLPGLCSGEVLGAFGLTEPGGGSDAGATRTTAALDGDEWVINGSKSFITNSGTDLTAFVTVTAVTGRKPDGGKEISTIVVPSGTPGFTVAPKYSKVGWNASDTHELGFDDCRVPAANLLGERGRGYAQFLSILAEGRIAIAALGTGLAQGCVDECVRYAAEREAFGQHIGEYQAIQFKIADMELRAHTARLAYYDAASRMLRGEPFRKQAALAKLTSSNAAMDNAREATQIFGGYGFMNETPVGRFYRDAKILEIGEGTSEVQRMLISRELGVG; this is encoded by the coding sequence ATGATCGACCACCGGCTCAGCGAGGAGCACGAGGCACTGCGCGACTCCGTGCGGACCTTCGCCCGCAAGGAAGTCGCTCCGGTCATCGGCGACTACTACGAGCGCGCCGAATTCCCTTACCCGCTGGTGCGCACCATGGGCTCGATGGGGCTGTTCGGGCTGCCGGTCGAGGAGTCCTACGGCGGCATGGGCGGGGACTACTTCGCGCTGTGCCTGGCGCTGGAGGAATTGGCCAAAGTGGACTCCTCGCTGGCGATCACGCTGGAGGCCGGCGTTTCCCTCGGCATCATGCCGATCCGCCGCTTCGGCGACAGCGCGCAGCGCGGGCGCTGGCTGCCCGGCCTGTGCAGCGGGGAGGTGCTCGGCGCGTTCGGGCTGACCGAACCGGGCGGCGGCTCCGACGCGGGCGCCACCCGGACCACCGCCGCGCTGGACGGCGACGAGTGGGTCATCAACGGCTCCAAGTCGTTCATCACCAACTCCGGCACCGACCTGACCGCGTTCGTCACCGTCACCGCCGTCACCGGCCGGAAACCCGACGGTGGCAAGGAGATCTCCACCATCGTCGTGCCCTCCGGCACGCCAGGGTTCACCGTCGCGCCGAAGTACTCGAAGGTCGGCTGGAACGCATCGGACACCCACGAACTCGGCTTCGACGACTGCCGGGTGCCCGCCGCGAACCTGCTCGGCGAACGCGGCCGCGGCTACGCGCAGTTCCTGTCGATCCTCGCCGAGGGGCGGATCGCGATCGCCGCGCTGGGCACCGGGCTCGCGCAGGGCTGCGTCGACGAATGCGTGCGCTACGCCGCGGAACGCGAAGCCTTCGGCCAGCACATCGGCGAGTACCAGGCGATCCAGTTCAAGATCGCGGACATGGAGTTGCGCGCGCACACCGCGCGGCTGGCCTACTACGACGCGGCCTCGCGGATGCTGCGCGGCGAACCGTTCCGCAAGCAGGCCGCGCTGGCCAAGCTGACCTCGTCGAACGCGGCGATGGACAACGCGCGGGAGGCCACCCAGATCTTCGGCGGCTACGGGTTCATGAACGAGACGCCGGTCGGTCGGTTCTACCGCGACGCGAAGATCCTGGAGATCGGTGAAGGCACCAGCGAGGTGCAGCGGATGCTGATCTCCCGGGAGCTCGGCGTCGGCTGA
- a CDS encoding arabinosyltransferase domain-containing protein: MSAHPNSAAGSPLRSAPALVIGILGLLAAVLLPFAPVLADETTVTWPKAGESPESTTAFFVPYAPAETHVDVPCPVVRAAQARPEPATLVSSTNPGAASKGFALVTADGDLLVQIGGRQVQRTPIPAGDCSVRLDATGDGSTVRVGANTSQYPQDRVREVFAFTTDLSGDQGDGMTVRARTSTWFESSPTGGKIALIAVQLALAAAALVLLGRVRVRPADSSDEPAPSDSSTADSSRIRRSMRWGVDLGMLVALLAWTLLGPRTPDDGFTEGIVRNGLGSGAFTNYFRWENAAESPFTAVLHLVQPLIAAHASPLLLRVPSLIAVLATWLLLSRGALPVLLPEHARRPWVRALLAGALLVWWLPFDLGVRPEPFVAFGATAVLTCVLRGLQRESLLLLGCGALATGLTVAVNPVGLTAAAPLLILAPRIRRTLRASGAPWGAFALMACLAAVGLVAMFADQSWYGVSRATELHQFYGPNVPWFEEIRRYEYLLGFDDEQGGLGRRLPVLITLPLLACAGLLLARGGRGLPGLRNAHVAPVSLAVALGLLWFTPSKWTHYFGALAGIGAVALTASAVLLVAARNELVGLFGSVLLVIGVSVAFAGKNEWFLYGDFGVPHEETPFAPFNSPLLWIGLAVVLLIFGRRHWRAALGRMPAWLGGLAVATGVAVLLASFVIAPIRQSDGYSVGGQNIDALTGDDCGIVDEVVTTTDVRTLEPSGGTDESTGFTELGGYAKNSPPPSAPGSGSAKNLWGSLDGGAAGTGELTTRWFGLPELRQNQELTVSAAGRTGDGNRLVLEFGRDAQPLGQRVLDDSGDDRAARRTYPSDRVVEDTPQDHPSWRELSVRDVPPEANTVRIKAVDATVDSGGWLATTGPRVRDIAPLRASLGRGPTYVDWSMIWDAPCVRRTPRVSGGLAQAPTMLLTPPKELGFDGQASFVREIGGAFAGIRQVGRETTMATRLLGAEDEPLHQDWGSLVQVDYPMRRDAYDTATSSQRRWGWEGDRTPLGYPPA, translated from the coding sequence GTGTCCGCGCATCCGAACTCCGCCGCCGGTTCCCCGCTGAGATCGGCTCCCGCGCTGGTCATCGGCATCCTCGGGTTGCTGGCGGCGGTGCTGCTGCCGTTCGCGCCGGTGCTCGCCGACGAGACCACCGTGACGTGGCCGAAAGCGGGCGAGTCCCCGGAATCCACCACCGCGTTCTTCGTCCCGTACGCGCCCGCCGAAACCCACGTCGACGTCCCGTGCCCGGTGGTGCGCGCAGCGCAGGCGCGTCCAGAACCGGCGACGCTGGTCTCCAGCACCAACCCCGGCGCGGCTTCCAAGGGCTTCGCGCTCGTGACCGCCGACGGCGATCTGCTGGTGCAGATCGGCGGCAGGCAGGTGCAGCGCACCCCGATCCCGGCGGGTGACTGCTCGGTGCGGCTCGACGCCACCGGCGACGGCAGCACGGTCCGCGTCGGCGCGAACACCTCGCAGTACCCGCAGGACCGGGTGCGCGAGGTCTTCGCGTTCACCACCGACCTGTCCGGCGATCAAGGCGACGGGATGACGGTCCGGGCGCGGACCAGCACGTGGTTCGAGAGTTCGCCGACCGGCGGGAAGATCGCGCTGATCGCCGTGCAGCTCGCCCTCGCGGCCGCCGCGCTCGTCCTGCTCGGACGGGTGCGGGTGCGTCCCGCGGACTCGTCCGACGAACCGGCGCCGTCCGATTCGTCCACTGCGGACTCGAGTCGCATCCGCCGCTCAATGCGCTGGGGCGTCGACCTGGGGATGCTCGTCGCACTGCTCGCGTGGACGCTGCTCGGGCCGCGCACTCCCGACGACGGGTTCACCGAAGGCATCGTCCGCAACGGGCTCGGCTCCGGCGCGTTCACGAACTACTTCCGCTGGGAGAACGCGGCCGAATCACCGTTCACCGCGGTGCTCCACCTCGTCCAGCCGCTGATCGCGGCGCACGCGAGCCCGCTGCTGCTGCGGGTGCCGAGCCTGATCGCGGTGCTCGCCACCTGGCTGCTGCTCAGCCGCGGTGCACTTCCGGTGCTGCTGCCGGAGCACGCGCGGCGACCATGGGTGCGGGCCCTGCTGGCCGGCGCGCTGCTCGTGTGGTGGCTGCCGTTCGACCTGGGGGTGCGGCCGGAGCCGTTCGTCGCGTTCGGCGCGACTGCCGTGCTCACGTGCGTGCTGCGCGGCCTGCAGCGCGAGAGCCTGCTGCTGCTCGGCTGCGGCGCGCTGGCCACCGGCCTCACCGTGGCCGTGAACCCGGTCGGGCTCACCGCGGCAGCACCGCTGCTGATCCTGGCCCCGCGGATCCGGCGGACGTTGCGCGCATCGGGAGCGCCGTGGGGCGCGTTCGCCCTCATGGCGTGCCTCGCGGCGGTGGGGCTCGTGGCGATGTTCGCCGATCAGTCCTGGTACGGGGTCAGCAGAGCCACCGAGCTGCACCAGTTCTACGGGCCGAACGTGCCGTGGTTCGAGGAGATCCGGCGCTACGAGTACCTGCTGGGCTTCGATGACGAGCAAGGCGGTCTCGGCCGCCGATTGCCGGTGTTGATCACGTTGCCGCTGCTGGCTTGTGCTGGACTGCTGCTCGCGCGCGGCGGGCGCGGGCTGCCCGGCCTGCGCAACGCGCACGTCGCGCCGGTGTCGCTCGCGGTGGCGCTCGGGCTGCTGTGGTTCACGCCGTCGAAGTGGACGCACTACTTCGGAGCGCTCGCGGGCATCGGAGCCGTCGCGTTGACGGCCTCCGCGGTGCTACTGGTGGCCGCGCGGAACGAGCTGGTCGGGTTGTTCGGCAGCGTGCTGCTGGTGATCGGCGTCAGCGTCGCGTTCGCCGGCAAGAACGAGTGGTTCCTCTACGGCGATTTCGGTGTGCCGCACGAGGAAACGCCGTTCGCGCCGTTCAACAGCCCGCTGCTGTGGATCGGGCTCGCAGTGGTGCTGCTGATCTTCGGCAGGCGGCATTGGCGCGCCGCGCTCGGCCGGATGCCCGCGTGGCTCGGCGGGCTGGCCGTCGCGACCGGAGTGGCGGTGCTGCTCGCCTCGTTCGTCATCGCCCCCATCCGGCAAAGCGACGGCTACTCCGTCGGCGGGCAGAACATCGATGCCTTGACCGGCGACGACTGCGGCATCGTGGACGAGGTCGTGACCACCACCGACGTGCGCACGCTGGAACCTTCCGGCGGCACCGACGAATCCACCGGGTTCACCGAGCTCGGCGGCTACGCGAAGAACTCGCCGCCGCCGTCGGCGCCCGGTAGCGGCAGCGCCAAGAACCTCTGGGGCAGCCTCGATGGCGGCGCCGCCGGTACCGGTGAACTCACCACGCGCTGGTTCGGCCTGCCCGAGCTGCGGCAGAACCAGGAACTCACCGTCTCGGCGGCCGGTCGCACCGGCGACGGAAACCGGCTGGTGCTGGAGTTCGGCCGCGACGCCCAGCCGCTCGGGCAGCGGGTGCTGGACGACTCCGGCGACGACCGCGCCGCGCGGCGCACCTATCCCAGCGATCGCGTCGTGGAAGACACGCCGCAGGATCACCCGTCCTGGCGCGAGCTGTCCGTCCGCGACGTGCCGCCGGAGGCGAACACGGTGCGGATCAAGGCCGTCGACGCCACGGTCGACTCCGGCGGGTGGCTCGCCACCACTGGTCCGCGCGTGCGCGACATCGCGCCGCTGCGGGCTTCCCTCGGCCGCGGACCGACCTACGTCGACTGGTCGATGATCTGGGACGCGCCGTGCGTCCGACGCACCCCGCGCGTGTCGGGTGGGCTCGCGCAAGCACCGACGATGCTGCTCACCCCGCCCAAGGAATTGGGATTCGACGGCCAGGCGTCGTTCGTGCGCGAGATCGGCGGGGCCTTCGCGGGCATCCGGCAGGTCGGCCGGGAAACGACCATGGCGACCCGGTTGCTGGGGGCCGAGGACGAGCCGCTGCACCAGGATTGGGGAAGCCTGGTGCAAGTCGACTACCCGATGCGCCGCGACGCCTACGACACCGCGACCAGCTCGCAACGCCGCTGGGGCTGGGAAGGGGACCGGACCCCGCTGGGCTACCCGCCGGCCTGA